In Nocardia sputorum, a single genomic region encodes these proteins:
- a CDS encoding neutral zinc metallopeptidase, with protein MPYGPPGRPPYPPPRKRGGGGWVVLLVVVVFVVAAGLVRNAISVGRGDNDASGPQPSFTFDAQPDGASGPSETANNPLLTDPSATLIPARCDYSPWGTQVDAARKFFESAASCLETAWKPVLRKANLPFQPPSLNVSATTTGITTPCTGSTSNFAAFYCPANKTIYMPISQLQTDYFKDNWVVYLSVFAHEYGHHVQAMSGILRKANSERADVGPRSSKGLELSRRVELQANCFDGMYLSSSSRGGSLTDPQLTLARKDAYGRGDQAGDMRDHGSAENGGQWFETGLDNNRAAQCNTFTASASSVS; from the coding sequence ATGCCCTATGGTCCGCCCGGGCGGCCGCCGTACCCGCCGCCCCGCAAACGGGGTGGCGGCGGATGGGTGGTGCTGCTGGTCGTCGTCGTGTTCGTGGTCGCGGCGGGGCTGGTGCGCAACGCGATCTCGGTCGGGCGTGGCGACAACGACGCGTCCGGTCCGCAGCCGAGCTTCACGTTCGACGCCCAGCCCGACGGTGCGTCCGGGCCGTCGGAAACCGCCAACAACCCGCTGCTCACGGATCCGAGCGCGACGCTGATTCCGGCGCGGTGCGATTACTCGCCGTGGGGCACTCAGGTGGACGCCGCCCGCAAGTTCTTCGAGAGCGCCGCGTCGTGCCTGGAGACGGCGTGGAAACCCGTGCTGCGCAAGGCGAATCTGCCGTTTCAGCCGCCGTCGCTGAACGTCAGCGCGACCACGACGGGTATCACCACCCCGTGTACCGGCTCGACCAGCAATTTCGCCGCGTTCTACTGCCCGGCGAACAAGACCATCTACATGCCGATCAGCCAGTTGCAGACCGACTACTTCAAGGACAACTGGGTGGTCTATCTGTCGGTCTTCGCGCATGAGTACGGCCACCACGTGCAGGCCATGTCCGGCATCCTGCGCAAGGCCAACAGCGAGCGCGCCGACGTGGGACCGCGCAGCTCCAAGGGACTGGAACTGTCGCGGCGAGTCGAGTTGCAGGCCAACTGCTTCGACGGCATGTACCTGTCCTCGTCGTCGAGGGGCGGTTCGCTGACCGATCCGCAGCTCACTCTGGCCCGCAAGGACGCCTACGGGCGCGGCGACCAGGCCGGGGACATGCGCGACCACGGCTCGGCGGAGAACGGCGGGCAGTGGTTCGAGACGGGTTTGGACAACAATCGTGCGGCCCAATGCAATACGTTCACCGCGTCGGCGAGCTCGGTGAGCTGA